A region of Oncorhynchus masou masou isolate Uvic2021 chromosome 29, UVic_Omas_1.1, whole genome shotgun sequence DNA encodes the following proteins:
- the LOC135520536 gene encoding gastrula zinc finger protein XlCGF57.1-like isoform X3 produces the protein MCSVFMASTKNSNEEALQQDEEQTWKKHIKHQNTSNPMTGCSQISWSPVVTLTRLSNVVVKTLLRDTKVCLVKEENPDETDGVSTSQFFPCPHCTISFTDCYFLENHIKTKHPKQYLAMLKSHISKSKTVYAPTYSCPHCSCMFHTPRQLHVHTRQAHPSAPLRKLHPCPYCARSFQYIARLHTHCKVWHKMSVAFIDGYLSCADCGKSFKNSWGLGPHQCHKPEDTKPEDGPVYMNIGMPCSECGKNCSSPRNLRIHMRTHTGEKPYVCKECGKCFSEDSSHRKHMMIHSGVKPFKCQDCGKGFARMGRLRVHMTIHSGEKSFSCSKCDKRFAYKDCLNLHLRTHTGERPFKCTVCGKDFAYRNYLKLHLKIHNNERNYHCGVCGLKFINSAALKTHQRTHTGERPFHCTVCDKTFFRHEHLKNHQRTHTGEKPYTCTECGKSFTQSGDLAKHKRIHTGERPFECSECHRRFICSADLTRHMRIHNNSRPYPCQECDKRFRLANHLKIHMRTHTGERPYSCPRCHRTFSRTHHLTGHLPRCR, from the exons AATTCAAATGAAGAAGCACTCCAGCAAGATGAAGAGCAAACCTGG AAGAAGCACATCAAACATCAAAATACATCCAATCCAATGACCGGGTGTAGCCAGATATCATGGAGTCCTGTGGTGACGCTAACAAGATTGTCTAAT GTGGTGGTTAAGACTCTTCTGCGAGACACTAAAGTgtgtttggtgaaggaggaaaaCCCAGACGAGACAGATGGAG tctctactTCTCAGTTCTTTCCTTGTCCACACTGCACCATCTCCTTCACTGACTGTTACTTCCTGGAGAATCACATCAAGACCAAACACCCGAAGCAGTACCTGGCCATGCTGAAAAGCCACATCTCAAAGAGTAAAACCGTGTATGCCCCCACATACAGCTGTCCCCACTGTAGCTGCATGTTCCATACCCCACGGCAGCTACACGTCCACACCCGTCAGGCCCACCCCTCTGCCCCGCTAAGGAAACTCCACCCCTGCCCTTATTGTGCCCGGAGCTTCCAGTACATAGCCAGACTGCATACTCACTGCAAGGTTTGGCACAAAATGTCTGTCGCTTTCATCGATGGGTACCTCAGTTGCGCTGACTGTGGAAAGAGCTTCAAGAATTCCTGGGGACTGGGGCCTCACCAGTGTCACAAACCTGAGGACACTAAGCCTGAGGATGGCCCTGTCTATATGAACATTGGCATGCCATGCTCAGAGTGTGGCAAAAACTGCTCTAGTCCTCGGAATCTGCGCAttcacatgcgcacacacaccgGTGAGAAGCCTTACGTCTGTAAGGAGTGTGGCAAGTGCTTCTCAGAAGACAGCAGTCACCGCAAACACATGATGATACACTCGGGGGTCAAGCCATTCAAATGCCAGGATTGTGGAAAGGGTTTTGCCCGGATGGGGCGACTCCGAGTTCACATGACTATTCACTCTGGCGAGAAGTCTTTCTCCTGCTCCAAATGTGACAAGCGGTTTGCATACAAGGACTGTCTGAATCTAcacctgcgcacacacacaggggagagaccTTTCAAATGTACTGTGTGTGGTAAAGACTTTGCTTACAGAAATTATCTGAAGTTGCATCTTAAGATCCACAACAATGAAAGGAACTACCATTGTGGGGTTTGTGGGCTGAAGTTTATAAACAGTGCAGCATTGAAAACCCACCAGCGCACACACACTGGGGAGAGGCCTTTCCATTGCACAGTGTGTGACAAGACATTTTTTCGACATGAACACCTGAAGAACCACCAGCGCACTCACACAGGTGAGAAACCATACACCTGTACCGAGTGCGGTAAAAGCTTCACTCAGTCTGGAGATCTGGCTAAACACAAGCGCATCCACACTGGGGAGAGGCCATTTGAATGTTCTGAATGCCACCGACGGTTTATCTGTTCTGCTGATCTGACCAGACACATGAGGATCCACAATAACTCACGGCCATATCCCTGCCAAGAGTGTGACAAGAGATTCCGCTTGGCCAACCACCTTAAAATTCACATGAGGACCCACACTGGGGAGAGACCATACTCCTGCCCCCGCTGCCATCGCACCTTTTCTCGCACCCACCACCTCACCGGTCACCTGCCTAGATGTCGCTGA
- the LOC135520536 gene encoding gastrula zinc finger protein XlCGF57.1-like isoform X2 has product MSKHHQDPIKTECGTQSDDVVCNREEIDISQAPYVTKGKKHIKHQNTSNPMTGCSQISWSPVVTLTRLSNVVVKTLLRDTKVCLVKEENPDETDGVSTSQFFPCPHCTISFTDCYFLENHIKTKHPKQYLAMLKSHISKSKTVYAPTYSCPHCSCMFHTPRQLHVHTRQAHPSAPLRKLHPCPYCARSFQYIARLHTHCKVWHKMSVAFIDGYLSCADCGKSFKNSWGLGPHQCHKPEDTKPEDGPVYMNIGMPCSECGKNCSSPRNLRIHMRTHTGEKPYVCKECGKCFSEDSSHRKHMMIHSGVKPFKCQDCGKGFARMGRLRVHMTIHSGEKSFSCSKCDKRFAYKDCLNLHLRTHTGERPFKCTVCGKDFAYRNYLKLHLKIHNNERNYHCGVCGLKFINSAALKTHQRTHTGERPFHCTVCDKTFFRHEHLKNHQRTHTGEKPYTCTECGKSFTQSGDLAKHKRIHTGERPFECSECHRRFICSADLTRHMRIHNNSRPYPCQECDKRFRLANHLKIHMRTHTGERPYSCPRCHRTFSRTHHLTGHLPRCR; this is encoded by the exons ATGTCTAAACACCATCAAGACCCCATCAAAACAGAGTGTGGAACACAGTCAGATGATGTTGTCTGCAATAGAGAAGAAATAGACATTAGCCAAGCTCCCTACGTTACTAAAGGG AAGAAGCACATCAAACATCAAAATACATCCAATCCAATGACCGGGTGTAGCCAGATATCATGGAGTCCTGTGGTGACGCTAACAAGATTGTCTAAT GTGGTGGTTAAGACTCTTCTGCGAGACACTAAAGTgtgtttggtgaaggaggaaaaCCCAGACGAGACAGATGGAG tctctactTCTCAGTTCTTTCCTTGTCCACACTGCACCATCTCCTTCACTGACTGTTACTTCCTGGAGAATCACATCAAGACCAAACACCCGAAGCAGTACCTGGCCATGCTGAAAAGCCACATCTCAAAGAGTAAAACCGTGTATGCCCCCACATACAGCTGTCCCCACTGTAGCTGCATGTTCCATACCCCACGGCAGCTACACGTCCACACCCGTCAGGCCCACCCCTCTGCCCCGCTAAGGAAACTCCACCCCTGCCCTTATTGTGCCCGGAGCTTCCAGTACATAGCCAGACTGCATACTCACTGCAAGGTTTGGCACAAAATGTCTGTCGCTTTCATCGATGGGTACCTCAGTTGCGCTGACTGTGGAAAGAGCTTCAAGAATTCCTGGGGACTGGGGCCTCACCAGTGTCACAAACCTGAGGACACTAAGCCTGAGGATGGCCCTGTCTATATGAACATTGGCATGCCATGCTCAGAGTGTGGCAAAAACTGCTCTAGTCCTCGGAATCTGCGCAttcacatgcgcacacacaccgGTGAGAAGCCTTACGTCTGTAAGGAGTGTGGCAAGTGCTTCTCAGAAGACAGCAGTCACCGCAAACACATGATGATACACTCGGGGGTCAAGCCATTCAAATGCCAGGATTGTGGAAAGGGTTTTGCCCGGATGGGGCGACTCCGAGTTCACATGACTATTCACTCTGGCGAGAAGTCTTTCTCCTGCTCCAAATGTGACAAGCGGTTTGCATACAAGGACTGTCTGAATCTAcacctgcgcacacacacaggggagagaccTTTCAAATGTACTGTGTGTGGTAAAGACTTTGCTTACAGAAATTATCTGAAGTTGCATCTTAAGATCCACAACAATGAAAGGAACTACCATTGTGGGGTTTGTGGGCTGAAGTTTATAAACAGTGCAGCATTGAAAACCCACCAGCGCACACACACTGGGGAGAGGCCTTTCCATTGCACAGTGTGTGACAAGACATTTTTTCGACATGAACACCTGAAGAACCACCAGCGCACTCACACAGGTGAGAAACCATACACCTGTACCGAGTGCGGTAAAAGCTTCACTCAGTCTGGAGATCTGGCTAAACACAAGCGCATCCACACTGGGGAGAGGCCATTTGAATGTTCTGAATGCCACCGACGGTTTATCTGTTCTGCTGATCTGACCAGACACATGAGGATCCACAATAACTCACGGCCATATCCCTGCCAAGAGTGTGACAAGAGATTCCGCTTGGCCAACCACCTTAAAATTCACATGAGGACCCACACTGGGGAGAGACCATACTCCTGCCCCCGCTGCCATCGCACCTTTTCTCGCACCCACCACCTCACCGGTCACCTGCCTAGATGTCGCTGA
- the LOC135520536 gene encoding gastrula zinc finger protein XlCGF57.1-like isoform X1, producing the protein MSKHHQDPIKTECGTQSDDVVCNREEIDISQAPYVTKGVCNSSILIKEEPTDFEQQGMGEEPNHSVPSFQKKHIKHQNTSNPMTGCSQISWSPVVTLTRLSNVVVKTLLRDTKVCLVKEENPDETDGVSTSQFFPCPHCTISFTDCYFLENHIKTKHPKQYLAMLKSHISKSKTVYAPTYSCPHCSCMFHTPRQLHVHTRQAHPSAPLRKLHPCPYCARSFQYIARLHTHCKVWHKMSVAFIDGYLSCADCGKSFKNSWGLGPHQCHKPEDTKPEDGPVYMNIGMPCSECGKNCSSPRNLRIHMRTHTGEKPYVCKECGKCFSEDSSHRKHMMIHSGVKPFKCQDCGKGFARMGRLRVHMTIHSGEKSFSCSKCDKRFAYKDCLNLHLRTHTGERPFKCTVCGKDFAYRNYLKLHLKIHNNERNYHCGVCGLKFINSAALKTHQRTHTGERPFHCTVCDKTFFRHEHLKNHQRTHTGEKPYTCTECGKSFTQSGDLAKHKRIHTGERPFECSECHRRFICSADLTRHMRIHNNSRPYPCQECDKRFRLANHLKIHMRTHTGERPYSCPRCHRTFSRTHHLTGHLPRCR; encoded by the exons ATGTCTAAACACCATCAAGACCCCATCAAAACAGAGTGTGGAACACAGTCAGATGATGTTGTCTGCAATAGAGAAGAAATAGACATTAGCCAAGCTCCCTACGTTACTAAAGGGGTTTGTAACAGCTCCATCCTAATCAAAGAGGAACCAACAGACTTTGAGCAGCAGGGAATGGGAGAGGAACCAAACCATTCTGTTCCTTCCTTCCAGAAGAAGCACATCAAACATCAAAATACATCCAATCCAATGACCGGGTGTAGCCAGATATCATGGAGTCCTGTGGTGACGCTAACAAGATTGTCTAAT GTGGTGGTTAAGACTCTTCTGCGAGACACTAAAGTgtgtttggtgaaggaggaaaaCCCAGACGAGACAGATGGAG tctctactTCTCAGTTCTTTCCTTGTCCACACTGCACCATCTCCTTCACTGACTGTTACTTCCTGGAGAATCACATCAAGACCAAACACCCGAAGCAGTACCTGGCCATGCTGAAAAGCCACATCTCAAAGAGTAAAACCGTGTATGCCCCCACATACAGCTGTCCCCACTGTAGCTGCATGTTCCATACCCCACGGCAGCTACACGTCCACACCCGTCAGGCCCACCCCTCTGCCCCGCTAAGGAAACTCCACCCCTGCCCTTATTGTGCCCGGAGCTTCCAGTACATAGCCAGACTGCATACTCACTGCAAGGTTTGGCACAAAATGTCTGTCGCTTTCATCGATGGGTACCTCAGTTGCGCTGACTGTGGAAAGAGCTTCAAGAATTCCTGGGGACTGGGGCCTCACCAGTGTCACAAACCTGAGGACACTAAGCCTGAGGATGGCCCTGTCTATATGAACATTGGCATGCCATGCTCAGAGTGTGGCAAAAACTGCTCTAGTCCTCGGAATCTGCGCAttcacatgcgcacacacaccgGTGAGAAGCCTTACGTCTGTAAGGAGTGTGGCAAGTGCTTCTCAGAAGACAGCAGTCACCGCAAACACATGATGATACACTCGGGGGTCAAGCCATTCAAATGCCAGGATTGTGGAAAGGGTTTTGCCCGGATGGGGCGACTCCGAGTTCACATGACTATTCACTCTGGCGAGAAGTCTTTCTCCTGCTCCAAATGTGACAAGCGGTTTGCATACAAGGACTGTCTGAATCTAcacctgcgcacacacacaggggagagaccTTTCAAATGTACTGTGTGTGGTAAAGACTTTGCTTACAGAAATTATCTGAAGTTGCATCTTAAGATCCACAACAATGAAAGGAACTACCATTGTGGGGTTTGTGGGCTGAAGTTTATAAACAGTGCAGCATTGAAAACCCACCAGCGCACACACACTGGGGAGAGGCCTTTCCATTGCACAGTGTGTGACAAGACATTTTTTCGACATGAACACCTGAAGAACCACCAGCGCACTCACACAGGTGAGAAACCATACACCTGTACCGAGTGCGGTAAAAGCTTCACTCAGTCTGGAGATCTGGCTAAACACAAGCGCATCCACACTGGGGAGAGGCCATTTGAATGTTCTGAATGCCACCGACGGTTTATCTGTTCTGCTGATCTGACCAGACACATGAGGATCCACAATAACTCACGGCCATATCCCTGCCAAGAGTGTGACAAGAGATTCCGCTTGGCCAACCACCTTAAAATTCACATGAGGACCCACACTGGGGAGAGACCATACTCCTGCCCCCGCTGCCATCGCACCTTTTCTCGCACCCACCACCTCACCGGTCACCTGCCTAGATGTCGCTGA